A part of Ziziphus jujuba cultivar Dongzao chromosome 8, ASM3175591v1 genomic DNA contains:
- the LOC107413619 gene encoding protein IN2-1 homolog B isoform X2, translated as MSYSSFTTASSSSPLTYPRKFSDSISFSNKFVLIRFPKTHILSSTKIQQKPGFGRSKAAHFTTMATTGNQEVLPPAFTSTSDPPPVFDGNTRLYISYQCPYAQRVWITRNVKGLQEKIQLVPIDLKDRPSWYKEKVYPDNKVPSLEHNNKVIGESLDLIKYIDSQFKGPSLFPDDPARIEFAEELLSQSGSVHKSVTSSFKGEVEESGAAFDYIETALSKFEDGPFFLGQFSLVDIAYAPFIERYQLFLLDVKKYDITEGRPKLKAWIEEINKIEGYRQTRNDPKELVESYKKRFLVQV; from the exons ATGAGCTACAGCAGCTTCACTACTGCTAGCTCTTCTTCACCCCTAACCTATCCACGAAAATTTTCAGATTCAATCTCTTTCTCCAACAAGTTTGTACTGATTAGATTCCCTAAAACCCATATCTTATCTTCTACTAAGATTCAACAAAAACCTGGTTTTGGAAGATCTAAAGCTGCTCACTTTACAACAATGGCAACTACTGG TAACCAAGAGGTTCTTCCACCAGCTTTCACTTCTACTTCAGACCCACCCCCAGTCTTCGATGGAAATACAAG GTTGTATATATCGTACCAATGCCCATATGCGCAACGTGTGTGGATTACCCGGAATGTTAAG GGATTGCAGGAAAAGATACAATTGGTTCCTATTGATTTGAAAGACAGGCCTTCATGGTACAAAGAGAAAGTTTACCCAGATAACAAg GTGCCATCATTAGAACACAATAACAAAGTTATAGGAGAGAGTCTTGACTTGATTAAATACATTGACAGTCAATTCAAAGGGCCTTCACTTTTTCCTGAT GATCCTGCAAGGATAGAATTTGCAGAAGAGTTATTGTCGCAATCTGGCTCAGTCCATAAATCCGTCACTTCTTCATTTAAAGGAGAAGTAGAGGAAtccg GTGCTGCATTTGATTACATTGAAACAGCTCTCTCTAAATTTGAAGATGGACCTTTCTTTCTGGGCCAGTTTAGTTTG GTGGATATAGCTTATGCTCCATTTATTGAAAGATATCAGCTTTTCTTATTGGATGTAAAGAAATATGACATCACTGAAGGCAGGCCTAAACTGAAAGCATGGATTGAG GAGATAAACAAAATTGAAGGTTACAGACAAACTCGAAATGATCCAAAGGAACTTGTTGAAAGCTACAAGAAACGCTTCTTG GTTCAGGTCTGA
- the LOC107413619 gene encoding protein IN2-1 homolog B isoform X3, with amino-acid sequence MSYSSFTTASSSSPLTYPRKFSDSISFSNKFVLIRFPKTHILSSTKIQQKPGFGRSKAAHFTTMATTGSNQEVLPPAFTSTSDPPPVFDGNTRLYISYQCPYAQRVWITRNVKVPSLEHNNKVIGESLDLIKYIDSQFKGPSLFPDDPARIEFAEELLSQSGSVHKSVTSSFKGEVEESGAAFDYIETALSKFEDGPFFLGQFSLVDIAYAPFIERYQLFLLDVKKYDITEGRPKLKAWIEEINKIEGYRQTRNDPKELVESYKKRFLVQV; translated from the exons ATGAGCTACAGCAGCTTCACTACTGCTAGCTCTTCTTCACCCCTAACCTATCCACGAAAATTTTCAGATTCAATCTCTTTCTCCAACAAGTTTGTACTGATTAGATTCCCTAAAACCCATATCTTATCTTCTACTAAGATTCAACAAAAACCTGGTTTTGGAAGATCTAAAGCTGCTCACTTTACAACAATGGCAACTACTGG AAGTAACCAAGAGGTTCTTCCACCAGCTTTCACTTCTACTTCAGACCCACCCCCAGTCTTCGATGGAAATACAAG GTTGTATATATCGTACCAATGCCCATATGCGCAACGTGTGTGGATTACCCGGAATGTTAAG GTGCCATCATTAGAACACAATAACAAAGTTATAGGAGAGAGTCTTGACTTGATTAAATACATTGACAGTCAATTCAAAGGGCCTTCACTTTTTCCTGAT GATCCTGCAAGGATAGAATTTGCAGAAGAGTTATTGTCGCAATCTGGCTCAGTCCATAAATCCGTCACTTCTTCATTTAAAGGAGAAGTAGAGGAAtccg GTGCTGCATTTGATTACATTGAAACAGCTCTCTCTAAATTTGAAGATGGACCTTTCTTTCTGGGCCAGTTTAGTTTG GTGGATATAGCTTATGCTCCATTTATTGAAAGATATCAGCTTTTCTTATTGGATGTAAAGAAATATGACATCACTGAAGGCAGGCCTAAACTGAAAGCATGGATTGAG GAGATAAACAAAATTGAAGGTTACAGACAAACTCGAAATGATCCAAAGGAACTTGTTGAAAGCTACAAGAAACGCTTCTTG GTTCAGGTCTGA
- the LOC107413632 gene encoding probable protein phosphatase 2C 38 isoform X2 encodes MVTATLMKIVSPCWKPFAEGENSRSGDLNGRVDGLLWHKDSGQHVNGEFSMAVIQANNLLEDHSQLESGLMSSVESGPFGTFVGIYDGHGGPEASRFINEHLFENIKKFSSENQAMSADVINKAFLATEEEFLSLVKKQWLIKPLLASVGSCCLVGIICSGLLYIANAGDSRVVLGRLEKEVKQVKAVQLSYEHNASMESVREELHSLHPNDPQIVVLKHKVWRVKGLIQVSRSIGDAYLKRAEFNKEPLLAKFRLPEPFQKPILKAEPTISVQKLYPEDQFLIFASDGLWEHLSNQEAVDIVQSCPRNGIARKLVKSALREAAKKREMRYSDLKKIDRGVRRHFHDDITVIVLFLDSHLISRSFWRGPSISIKGGGGILANT; translated from the exons ATGGTAACGGCTACTTTAATGAAGATTGTATCACCCTGTTGGAAACCTTTTGCCGAGGGGGAAAATTCTAGGAGTGGAGATTTGAATGGTCGGGTTGATGGGTTATTGTGGCACAAAGATTCGGGACAACATGTAAATGGAGAATTCTCAATGGCCGTAATTCAAGCAAACAATTTGTTGGAAGACCATAGTCAACTTGAATCAGGGTTGATGAGCTCAGTCGAATCTGGTCCTTTTGGAACTTTTGTTGGAATTTATGATGGACATGGAGGTCCAGAAGCATCCCGGTTTATAAATGAGCACCTGTTTGAGAATATAAAGA AATTTTCATCAGAGAATCAGGCAATGTCGGCCGATGTTAtcaacaaagcatttttggCGACTGAAGAGGAATTCCTCTCTCTTGTTAAAAAGCAGTGGCTAATTAAACCATTGCTTGCTTCCGTTGGTTCATGTTGTTTGGTAGGCATAATATGTAGTGGGCTGCTATACATTGCAAATGCAGGAGACTCTCGGGTGGTGTTAGGAAGACTGGAAAAGGAGGTTAAACAGGTAAAAGCTGTTCAATTATCATATGAGCACAATGCGAGTATGGAATCTGTGAGAGAGGAATTGCACTCTTTGCATCCCAATGATCCACAGATTGTGGTTTTAAAGCATAAGGTGTGGCGTGTGAAGGGTCTGATACAG GTTTCAAGGTCTATCGGTGATGCCTATCTGAAACGGGCAGAGTTCAATAAGGAACCTTTATTGGCAAAGTTCAGACTACCAGAACCCTTCCAGAAGCCAATCCTTAAAGCCGAACCAACAATATCAGTCCAAAAGCTCTACCCTGAAGATCAGTTTCTTATATTTGCATCGGATGGTCTCTGGGAGCACTTAAGCAATCAGGAGGCTGTTGACATCGTACAGAGTTGTCCACGAAAT GGTATTGCACGTAAACTTGTCAAATCTGCTCTTCGTGAAGCGGcaaagaaaagagaaatgagGTACTCAGACCTGAAAAAGATTGATCGAGGGGTGAGGAGACACTTTCACGATGATATCACGGTTATAGTCTTGTTTCTTGATTCACACCTCATCAGTCGAAGCTTCTGGCGTGGGCCATCTATTTCAATCAAAGGAGGTGGTGGTATATTGGCTAACACATAG
- the LOC107413608 gene encoding embryo-specific protein ATS3A — translation MQKVSILIIFAIALLTSFPANGNQATNKAFQGSQKNCSYSIEIETSCAPSAETIDHVSVRFSDSQGDWIIVKHLKNPTNGKKKLYVGFGRCAIDMFEASGPCMREKVCSLYLKKVGSDDWRPGWVKVHQQDGNGVVKESYMFYFRVFVPENVWYGFNYCHSKGYFYMPHVGSFGED, via the coding sequence ATGCAGAAAGTAAGCATTCTAATCATTTTTGCAATAGCCCTCTTGACTTCTTTCCCAGCTAATGGAAACCAAGCCACCAACAAAGCCTTCCAAGGATCCCAAAAGAATTGCTCATACTCCATTGAGATTGAGACATCATGTGCACCATCTGCTGAAACCATAGATCATGTCAGTGTAAGATTCAGTGACTCACAAGGAGACTGGATCATAGTGAAGCATCTGAAAAACCCTACAAATGGTAAGAAAAAACTATATGTTGGGTTTGGTAGATGTGCCATTGATATGTTTGAGGCAAGTGGACCATGTATGAGGGAAAAAGTGTGCTCTCTTTACCTTAAGAAAGTTGGGTCAGATGATTGGAGACCTGGTTGGGTGAAGGTTCATCAGCAGGATGGTAATGGAGTTGTAAAGGAATCTTATATGTTCTATTTTAGAGTATTTGTGCCGGAAAATGTATGGTATGGGTTTAATTATTGTCACTCTAAAGGGTATTTTTATATGCCACATGTTGGTAGTTTTGGTGAGGATTAA
- the LOC107413632 gene encoding probable protein phosphatase 2C 38 isoform X1, producing MVTATLMKIVSPCWKPFAEGENSRSGDLNGRVDGLLWHKDSGQHVNGEFSMAVIQANNLLEDHSQLESGLMSSVESGPFGTFVGIYDGHGGPEASRFINEHLFENIKTIHGAEFSSENQAMSADVINKAFLATEEEFLSLVKKQWLIKPLLASVGSCCLVGIICSGLLYIANAGDSRVVLGRLEKEVKQVKAVQLSYEHNASMESVREELHSLHPNDPQIVVLKHKVWRVKGLIQVSRSIGDAYLKRAEFNKEPLLAKFRLPEPFQKPILKAEPTISVQKLYPEDQFLIFASDGLWEHLSNQEAVDIVQSCPRNGIARKLVKSALREAAKKREMRYSDLKKIDRGVRRHFHDDITVIVLFLDSHLISRSFWRGPSISIKGGGGILANT from the exons ATGGTAACGGCTACTTTAATGAAGATTGTATCACCCTGTTGGAAACCTTTTGCCGAGGGGGAAAATTCTAGGAGTGGAGATTTGAATGGTCGGGTTGATGGGTTATTGTGGCACAAAGATTCGGGACAACATGTAAATGGAGAATTCTCAATGGCCGTAATTCAAGCAAACAATTTGTTGGAAGACCATAGTCAACTTGAATCAGGGTTGATGAGCTCAGTCGAATCTGGTCCTTTTGGAACTTTTGTTGGAATTTATGATGGACATGGAGGTCCAGAAGCATCCCGGTTTATAAATGAGCACCTGTTTGAGAATATAAAGA CTATTCATGGTGCAGAATTTTCATCAGAGAATCAGGCAATGTCGGCCGATGTTAtcaacaaagcatttttggCGACTGAAGAGGAATTCCTCTCTCTTGTTAAAAAGCAGTGGCTAATTAAACCATTGCTTGCTTCCGTTGGTTCATGTTGTTTGGTAGGCATAATATGTAGTGGGCTGCTATACATTGCAAATGCAGGAGACTCTCGGGTGGTGTTAGGAAGACTGGAAAAGGAGGTTAAACAGGTAAAAGCTGTTCAATTATCATATGAGCACAATGCGAGTATGGAATCTGTGAGAGAGGAATTGCACTCTTTGCATCCCAATGATCCACAGATTGTGGTTTTAAAGCATAAGGTGTGGCGTGTGAAGGGTCTGATACAG GTTTCAAGGTCTATCGGTGATGCCTATCTGAAACGGGCAGAGTTCAATAAGGAACCTTTATTGGCAAAGTTCAGACTACCAGAACCCTTCCAGAAGCCAATCCTTAAAGCCGAACCAACAATATCAGTCCAAAAGCTCTACCCTGAAGATCAGTTTCTTATATTTGCATCGGATGGTCTCTGGGAGCACTTAAGCAATCAGGAGGCTGTTGACATCGTACAGAGTTGTCCACGAAAT GGTATTGCACGTAAACTTGTCAAATCTGCTCTTCGTGAAGCGGcaaagaaaagagaaatgagGTACTCAGACCTGAAAAAGATTGATCGAGGGGTGAGGAGACACTTTCACGATGATATCACGGTTATAGTCTTGTTTCTTGATTCACACCTCATCAGTCGAAGCTTCTGGCGTGGGCCATCTATTTCAATCAAAGGAGGTGGTGGTATATTGGCTAACACATAG
- the LOC107413619 gene encoding protein IN2-1 homolog B isoform X1: MSYSSFTTASSSSPLTYPRKFSDSISFSNKFVLIRFPKTHILSSTKIQQKPGFGRSKAAHFTTMATTGSNQEVLPPAFTSTSDPPPVFDGNTRLYISYQCPYAQRVWITRNVKGLQEKIQLVPIDLKDRPSWYKEKVYPDNKVPSLEHNNKVIGESLDLIKYIDSQFKGPSLFPDDPARIEFAEELLSQSGSVHKSVTSSFKGEVEESGAAFDYIETALSKFEDGPFFLGQFSLVDIAYAPFIERYQLFLLDVKKYDITEGRPKLKAWIEEINKIEGYRQTRNDPKELVESYKKRFLVQV, encoded by the exons ATGAGCTACAGCAGCTTCACTACTGCTAGCTCTTCTTCACCCCTAACCTATCCACGAAAATTTTCAGATTCAATCTCTTTCTCCAACAAGTTTGTACTGATTAGATTCCCTAAAACCCATATCTTATCTTCTACTAAGATTCAACAAAAACCTGGTTTTGGAAGATCTAAAGCTGCTCACTTTACAACAATGGCAACTACTGG AAGTAACCAAGAGGTTCTTCCACCAGCTTTCACTTCTACTTCAGACCCACCCCCAGTCTTCGATGGAAATACAAG GTTGTATATATCGTACCAATGCCCATATGCGCAACGTGTGTGGATTACCCGGAATGTTAAG GGATTGCAGGAAAAGATACAATTGGTTCCTATTGATTTGAAAGACAGGCCTTCATGGTACAAAGAGAAAGTTTACCCAGATAACAAg GTGCCATCATTAGAACACAATAACAAAGTTATAGGAGAGAGTCTTGACTTGATTAAATACATTGACAGTCAATTCAAAGGGCCTTCACTTTTTCCTGAT GATCCTGCAAGGATAGAATTTGCAGAAGAGTTATTGTCGCAATCTGGCTCAGTCCATAAATCCGTCACTTCTTCATTTAAAGGAGAAGTAGAGGAAtccg GTGCTGCATTTGATTACATTGAAACAGCTCTCTCTAAATTTGAAGATGGACCTTTCTTTCTGGGCCAGTTTAGTTTG GTGGATATAGCTTATGCTCCATTTATTGAAAGATATCAGCTTTTCTTATTGGATGTAAAGAAATATGACATCACTGAAGGCAGGCCTAAACTGAAAGCATGGATTGAG GAGATAAACAAAATTGAAGGTTACAGACAAACTCGAAATGATCCAAAGGAACTTGTTGAAAGCTACAAGAAACGCTTCTTG GTTCAGGTCTGA
- the LOC107413616 gene encoding deaminated glutathione amidase, chloroplastic/cytosolic yields MPSNLLRLTLPSNGLTRPIRFCHQGFHPIRSHFPRTIAADSDSAMAAANSVRVAAAQMTSINDLAANFATCSQLVKEAASSGAKLVCFPETFSYLAVKDGEALKIAEDLDGPIMQRYCSLARESNIWLSLGGFQEKGPDDSHMYNTHVVIDDAGNIRSTYRKIHLFNVDVPGGRSYNEGKFTEAGKDVVAVDSPVGRLGLSVCYDLRFPELYQKLRFQYDAQILLVPSAFTAVTGQAHWEILLRARAIETQCYVIASAQAGKHNQNRESYGDTLIIDPWGTVVGRLPDRLSTGITVADIDFSLIDSVRANMPIAEHRKPIDFWKSASL; encoded by the exons aTGCCAAGTAATCTGCTACGCCTCACTCTTCCAAGCAACGGTCTCACTCGACCAATCAGGTTCTGCCACCAAGGCTTCCATCCGATTCGTTCTCATTTCCCAAGAACCATCGCCGCCGATTCAGACTCAGCCATGGCCGCTGCCAACTCAGTCAGAGTCGCCGCCGCTCAGATGACCTCCATCAATGACCTCGCTGCCAACTTCGCCACCTGCTCTCAACTCGTCAAA GAAGCAGCTTCAAGTGGAGCGAAATTGGTATGCTTTCCTGAGACTTTCTCTTATTTGGCTGTTAAAGATGGAGAAGCTCTCAAAATAGCAGAAGATTTAGATGGACCAATTATGCAAAGATATTGCTCTCTAGCAAG AGAATCAAACATTTGGTTGTCACTGGGAGGTTTTCAGGAAAAGGGACCTGATGACAGTCATATGTATAATACACATGTTGTAATTGATGATGCTGGGAATATCAGAAGCACTTATAGGAAGATTCACTT GTTTAATGTAGATGTTCCTGGTGGAAGGTCATATAATGAAGGCAAATTTACAGAAGCAG GGAAGGATGTTGTAGCAGTAGATAGCCCTGTTGGACGATTGGGTTTGTCAGTTTGCTATGATCTGAGGTTCCCAGAGCTTTACCAGAAGCTCAGATTCCAATATGATGCACAG ATCCTATTGGTACCTTCAGCTTTCACAGCAGTAACAGGTCAGGCACACTGGGAGATTCTTCTCCGTGCTCGTGCAATTGAGACTCAATGTTAT GTCATTGCTTCTGCACAAGCTGGAAAACATAATCAAAATCGAGAAAGCTATGGGGATACCTTAATAATTGATCCATGGGGAACTGTAGTTGGTCGACTGCCTG ATAGACTGTCAACAGGGATTACTGTAGCTGATATTGATTTCTCATTGATTGATTCAGTGAGAGCAAACATGCCAATAGCCGAG CATCGGAAACCCATCGACTTCTGGAAGTCTGCAAGTTTATGA